One Pecten maximus chromosome 16, xPecMax1.1, whole genome shotgun sequence DNA window includes the following coding sequences:
- the LOC117344856 gene encoding uncharacterized protein LOC117344856 isoform X1 translates to MSAAMHTEDGRVSSILHLHRKGPRGRTHFPSGDKDTVRCRETRYGVSFDNRNNRHLDRQGKQKHTSKVRRTLAFDTDDDDEDANLYNGGLDFTDKIAALRSLIIPIKDPVSILKSKHNLDQHKDENISKINSNTFTVDTKKDTEVEISKNDTARAKRSLLSRKVDKELARMSFINYQAHVHLMEKGHPSKEVTPRTDVQNSVNKNSSVSNILEEYIELHDRKKRCLNFSEGLEGMVKDDNDRNIKSSSRNTDKQIYDRNVVDVEMKVKKKGGVSRSNIVGDLIQSGNQIDQGNSKLKPSQVAQTNLSIGSDPLSDVGSLLNKDGGHQGFKTVQSNVPHYNPVWSSPDKETGHKTTGHVSKHQTSSPRVPKSASNAKSLYGGTKLGSSQAEDTRYQTNVQRYVDTFKTETSGKRHKHSTEKDHIDPPKSSRSGRDRNHSEGSKSKHYQQKRRSTSRNWHEPDHLDHFMSDSSKENIPDSDWDSDGMDDRHQSQHQNSDGFVNGNKQNHKSRGKYKSGSNKKFKERNEHRIQDKHVVDPDHQNGLSDESLQIIPERDLPSNQLSKMASQPTPKKYQDAVESRVSDTSLSGSVWSSGSQSSVIQAAELIKKLYSADAHTREELVLKARFFRRWLKCVRHRRKGFRRKGAVDEDDSTLTDFLKPSSRKDCVRQSTPRKYVDSSVVEKAIHSTQKLDSLTTPVTTEHVYRTTDGGHRTRNGGYQVEKGEDMLVQTECKAIEQEKVTSKVNIGLNGDDHNLAHTRLLHIENFLEDALQEWQKNSADDSLLNGVLNIKSGHNCKEINSNLEEKLLSDVVTKQSSDKDALIMKMSSPLRTNSVSSRDSRFKKKRRNSSLDRLMKSDDNSDKDKQKDQRQNNGVMDLHVGDHVPVINGEIGLSNSQSSSLLKQRVGTKFIKIQKKKRDSTSSLPVQVQTPIDSDQQLLDTANYGVCLQRAEIFLRDRLLKIYFKMWKNRTMAKLKESRAAGLHRYHSLRKGMKAFSWAISRSRIQVDILQSRMTSIVLAARFTQWRNLAMKNRRQRLEKSFNRWQCFTVESQKRCKTHTQVMEIVRKLRCQGEQKILRGALTQWRSQFVTRLKENKADQHFRTTLLTEQLRCWKLFTMDSKKKKCRVTTARLFFSHHLQNKMFVQMVMVFRKSNMARSHHRKRTLHMVLIAWRQASHVCKVERQRDMSISREHWRMATTKQVFHQWHDQLLVQRTRTNKNRQLIRNAFQIWKVEWTRLFAERVENEARLRHEILTTALQLWRANVELLQRRRQAGIVHLQRALVRHALQEWRAYTHHRKELRRIMADYKRTKDLQIQQRCLSIWRQTFEDRLDVQKAKQFWSNICVRKAIVQWKKLCHRHMLYNLLEATEPVRSLALLRVMFQRWLDAKSKVNSEKQEADQMRTILERSQLQRNFQTWWIATQQRLTIKPMLLRRQRAMVTEVFDNWRWLVKHKAACKRSSVLFQTSQLRAKFLIWRHQYQIHQLEKDVHKTNNLSRLRRSLQGWKLIISRKHTADDFNQRVLLKRTFLYWREKALGQLERRMEANEIEEYNMSILRSHFDLWLANVREKVVDEAAIVTRMEQDRTDLSLRKSFLFWRRHFRAIVIARENQALLCRKLQLQAIQAWHHLTQTRLHDAVHNFAVSLGLESPSGDIMSISSGVFEYRLSPQSDTCLSPRTEFSERVDPYLSPGPGTPRRIEAFYSSGGPGTPTRRMFSPSLSLWNLDQDSTDVSHRPTLADKSFLDTRFAMEQAVKTEKLRTLVFHAVKRLRFWPISIAFDQWKEFTNRQRELKVLSNQLQAYIKEAKMRHVFRIWRTAQTNNHKAKHFMESTLKTWVFTTLYQHKCKCKQKKELSALAHRHVSLKVFRKMFPVWYEKAKEKRNQERVCHLWSNLTPEEQTLLPLETEVKGRIEKKTLQKCFAVWNLKFQQIYRLKKAFNKVLLHRYIGEWKVWSCLRRERREQSATFCAHRLQKQVFYLWRLRYQQQSQVEQRHKNVWQSHLVRVVGEWHRWTVAAKQHRNISKLVEKKQQLHLVVNTFMKWRLETRKQQQITVWYQTRLTLKVLYSWHQVTLQQKTRKRQILEFRVRSYTKLVRKLFRTWHNFYISRLQQHQDHEKVVRMRALQIGRKWHRKAQATRGRHLQQHFKYRQLRSCFRRWKSCHDRQLEREDMLADHIARKDQELVSCYLSNWRTSVMCCQAGRMFNTKLISTVFVEWHIFTAEAKSRQAKCAAFQQAHQQRSVAIQFLYWVHVTRVRRSIHHHFNLKLQIRVLRGWAVVARRRRKLKSLHELMSARVNRRLLISSWYTMREHFDYYQSLTDMCNKVVKDKDQACVHHALVKWRERLNRVIAAHCYHHMLARRGVRVWCRFVFRRKQERQHQLDQEAKAVRHHNRHLSRMVLYAWHSEILVVHQVQRHNNLLSQKYGRLWKLRVDMMYTAKILEKENIYKTCWRQWRIQFAQQLAMKRMYNYNEKHLLAQVFVAWKSLSLKKKPIKYLTSSPVPSSIPVLRLPNTGLSSGESTPTPSPRPTQIPGPLSARGNSGSGVTGSRLSQRRSSVPGIIPTRRN, encoded by the exons ATGTCTGCTGCCATGCATACTGAGGACGGTAGGGTCTCCTCAATCCTACATCTTCATCGCAAAGGTCCACGGGGTAGGACTCATTTTCCTTCTGGAGACAAGGATACTGTTCGGTGTAGAGAAACTAGATATGGTGTGTCGTTCGACAACAGGAACAACCGCCATCTTGATCGTCAAgggaaacaaaaacatacaagcAAAGTTCGGCGAACTTTGGCATTTGAcactgatgatgatgatgaagatgctAACTTATACAATGGAGGTCTAGATTTCACAGACAAAATTGCAGCCTTAAGGTCACTAATTATACCAATCAAAGATCCtgtatcaattttaaaatctaaaCATAACCTTGACCAACATAAAgatgaaaacatttcaaaaataaattcaaacacTTTCACGGTGGACACCAAAAAAGATACTGAAGTAGAAATTTCTAAGAATGACACTGCGAGGGCCAAACGGTCACTTCTCAGTCGTAAGGTGGATAAGGAATTGGCTCGTATGTCCTTCATTAACTACCAGGCTCACGTCCACCTGATGGAGAAAGGACACCCATCAAAGGAAGTGACGCCTCGGACTGATGTACAAAATAGTGTTAACAAAAATTCATCTGTGTCAAACATTCTGGAGGAGTATATAGAGCTCCATGATAGGAAAAAACGGTGTCTGAATTTCTCGGAAGGATTGGAAGGTATGGTTAAAGATGATAATGACCGAAACATAAAATCATCGTCAAGGAACACAGACAAACAAATTTACGATCGCAATGTTGTTGATGTTGAAATGAAAGTAAAGAAAAAAGGTGGTGTAAGTCGGTCCAATATTGTCGGAGACTTGATACAAAGTGGGAATCAGATTGATCAAGGTAATAGCAAGTTGAAGCCTAGTCAAGTAGCACAGACAAATCTTTCCATAGGAAGTGACCCCCTTAGTGATGTGGGTTCATTACTAAACAAAGATGGAGGACATCAGGGGTTTAAGACTGTTCAGAGCAATGTTCCGCATTATAATCCCGTGTGGTCATCACCAGATAAGGAGACCGGTCATAAGACGACAGGTCATGTGTCAAAACATCAAACGTCGAGTCCGCGAGTGCCAAAGTCCGCTTCTAATGCCAAAAGTTTGTATGGGGGAACTAAGTTAGGATCTAGTCAAGCAGAGGACACTAGATATCAGACAAACGTACAGAGATATGTAGACACGTTCAAAACAGAAACGAGTGGTAAAAGGCATAAACATTCTACTGAAAAGGATCATATTGATCCTCCCAAAAGTTCACGATCTGGACGTGACCGTAATCATAGTGAGGGCTCTAAGAGTAAACACTATCAACAAAAACGTAGGTCAACAAGCAGGAATTGGCATGAGCCGGATCATTTGGATCATTTTATGTCGGACTCCTCTAAGGAAAATATACCTGATTCCGACTGGGACAGTGATGGAATGGACGATAGGCATCAAAGTCAGCATCAGAATTCAGACGGTTTTGTCaatggaaataaacaaaatcacaaaaGTAGAGGAAAATACAAAAGCGgatcaaataaaaaattcaaagagAGAAACGAGCATAGGATACAGGACAAGCATGTCGTTGATCCTGATCACCAAAATGGACTTTCAGATGAAAGTTTACAGATAATACCGGAAAGGGATCTACCGTCTAATCAGCTGTCCAAAATGGCCTCGCAACCAACTCCCAAAAAATATCAAGATGCAGTCGAATCAAG GGTGTCGGACACCAGTCTGTCCGGGTCAGTGTGGTCCTCCGGGAGCCAGTCTAGCGTGATACAGGCTGCTGAACTCATCAAGAAGCTCTACAGTGCTGATGCTCACACTAGAGAGGAACTTGTCCTGAAG GCTCGCTTCTTTCGACGCTGGTTAAAGTGTGTCCGTCATCGCCGCAAGGGTTTCCGTAGAAAAGGTGCTGTAGATGAGGACGATAGCACTCTTACAGACTTTCTAAAACCATCAAGTCGCAAAGACTGTGTACGTCAGAGTACTCCCCGAAAATATGTAGACTCTTCTGTCGTGGAGAAAGCTATTCACTCCACACAGAAACTTGACAGTCTGACTACACCAGTCACCACAGAGCATGTCTACAGGACCACAGATGGTGGTCACAGAACAAGAAATGGAGGTTATCAGGTGGAGAAAGGGGAGGATATGTTAGTACAAACAGAGTGCAAGGCCATTGAACAGGAAAAGGTGACAAGCAAGGTCAACATTGGCCTCAATGGAGATGATCATAATCTTGCTCACACACGTTTACTTCATATAGAAAATTTCCTCGAAGACGCCCTACAAGAATGGCAGAAGAATTCAGCAGACGACAGTTTACTTAATGGGGTCCTTAATATTAAATCTGGACACAACTGCAAAGAAATCAATTCAAACTTGGAAGAAAAGTTACTCTCAGATGTTGTCACAAAGCAAAGCTCCGATAAGGATGCACTCATTATGAAAATGTCCAGTCCTCTGAGGACGAATTCTGTGAGCAGTAGAGACAGCCGATTTAAAAAGAAGAGAAGGAACAGTTCTTTAGATAGGTTGATGAAATCTGATGATAACTCTGATAAAGACAAGCAGAAAGATCAAAGACAAAACAATGGTGTCATGGATCTACATGTCGGTGATCACGTTCCGGTCATTAATGGTGAGATCGGCCTCAGTAACAGCCAGTCTTCCAGCCTTCTCAAGCAACGTGTCGGGACCAAATTTATCAAGATACAGAAAAAGAAACGAGATTCAACTAGTTCACTTCCTGTACAGGTCCAGACCCCTATAGACAGTGACCAACAGCTATTGGACACCGCTAACTACGGAGTCTGTCTTCAGAG AGCAGAGATATTTCTACGAGATCGTCTTCTGAAGATATACTTTAAGATGTGGAAAAATCGCACCATGGCAAAATTAAAGGAAAGTCGAGCAGCTGGTCTCCATCGTTACCATTCACTGCGGAAAGGTATGAAAGCATTCTCATGGGCCATTAGTCGTTCACGGATCCAAGTGGACATTCTCCAGTCGCGAATGACCAGCATTGTTTTAGCTGCCCGCTTCACTCAG TGGCGAAATTTAGCTATGAAGAATCGCCGGCAGCGTCTGGAGAAATCCTTCAATAGATGGCAGTGTTTTACTGTGGAGTCGCAGAA GCGATGTAAAACGCACACACAAGTTATGGAAAT AGTAAGAAAACTTAGATGTCAGGGGGAACAGAAGATCCTACGCGGGGCGCTCACACAGTGGCGTTCACAGTTTGTTACACGCCTCAAGGAGAACAAAGCCGACCAACACTTTAG GACAACCCTACTTACTGAACAGCTGAGGTGTTGGAAACTATTCACTATGGATTCGAAGAAGAAAAAATGTCGAGTGACCACAGCGAG ACTGTTTTTCTCACATCATTTACAAAACAAGATGTTTGTCCAAATGGTGATGGTGTTTAGAAAGTCTAACATGGCGAGatcacatcacag GAAGAGAACGTTACACATGGTACTGATCGCCTGGCGACAGGCGTCACATGTCTGTAAAGTAGAGCGACAGCGTGACATGAGTATTAGCAGAGAACACTGGCGCATGGCGACTACAAAACAAGTGTTCCATCAGTGGCACGACCAGCTACTCGTCCAAAGGACGcgcacaaacaaaaacaggcAGCTCATTAG GAATGCATTCCAAATCTGGAAGGTAGAGTGGACAAGACTGTTTGCAGAGCGAGTTGAAAATGAAGCACGTCTGAGACACGAGATTCTTACTACAGCCCTTCAACTATGGCGTGCCAATGTGGAGCTACTACAGAGGCGGCGCCAGGCCGGTATCGTCCACTTACAGAGAGCACTAGTTCGTCACGCTCTACAGGAGTGGAGGGCATACACTCACCATCGAAAAGAactcag GAGAATCATGGCAGATTACAAACGCACCAAAGACCTGCAGATACAGCAACGATGTCTGTCCATCTGGCGTCAAACATTCGAGGATAGACTTGACGTCCAGAAAGCGAAGCAGTTCTGGTCCAACATTTGTGTGAG GAAAGCAATAGTTCAATGGAAGAAGCTGTGTCACAGACATATGCTCTACAACTTACTGGAAGCCACAGAGCCAGTCCGAAGTTTAGCACTTTTGAGAG TAATGTTCCAAAGATGGTTGGATGCCAAATCAAAGGTCAACAGTGAGAAACAGGAAGCAGACCAAATGCGTACAATTCTGGAACGTTCACAGCTGCAACGAAACTTCCAAACCTGGTGGATAGCTACCCAGCAGCGCCTCACCATTAAACCTATGTTGCTACGCCGACAGAGGGCCATGGTTACAGA AGTCTTTGACAATTGGCGCTGGTTAGTGAAACACAAGGCTGCATGTAAGAGAAGTAGCGTCCTCTTCCAGACTAGCCAACTACGGGCCAAGTTCTTAATCTGGAG GCACCAGTATCAGATCCACCAGTTGGAGAAGGACGTACACAAGACAAACAACCTGAGTCGTCTGAGACGTTCCCTACAGGGCTGGAAGCTAATTATATCACGTAAACATACAGCTGACGATTTCAACCAGAGAGTGCTGCTGAAAAGGACCTTCCTGTACTGGCGGGAGAAAGCCCTCGGACAACTTGAGAGGCGGATGGAGGCCAACGAGATAGAG GAGTATAATATGTCGATTTTGAGGTCACACTTTGACCTGTGGTTAGCCAATGTCCGCGAGAAGGTTGTGGATGAAGCAGCCATTGTAACAAGGATGGAACAGGACCGGACAGACCTCAGTCTGAGAAAATCTTTCTTGTTCTGGCGCCGACACTTCAGGGCTATCGTCATTGCAAG AGAGAACCAGGCCCTTCTGTGTCGTAAACTTCAGCTACAGGCTATACAGGCATGGCACCATCTGACACAGACGAGACTACACGATGCTGTACACAACTTCGCTGTCAGTCTCGGTCTTGAGTCGCCCAGTGGGGATATCATGTCAATATCATCAG GTGTGTTTGAGTACAGACTCTCCCCCCAGAGTGACACGTGTCTGTCACCAAGGACAGAATTTAGTGAAAGGGTGGATCCCTACCTGTCACCCGGGCCAGGTACACCGAGGAGGATAGAAGCCTTCTACTCCTCAGGAGGGCCAGGAACACCAACTAGAAG AATGTTCTCTCCTTCCCTCAGTCTGTGGAATCTGGATCAGGACAGTACAGACGTGAGCCATCGACCAACCCTGGCAGACAAGTCTTTCCTTGACACTCGGTTCGCTATGGAACAAGCTGTGAAAACGGAGAAACTCAGG ACACTTGTGTTCCATGCCGTGAAGCGACTCAGATTTTGGCCTATAAGCATTGCCTTTGATCAGTGGAAGGAATTCACCAATCGTCAGCGAGAACTCAAAGTGTTGTCCAATCAGCTGCAGGCTTACATAAAGGAAGCGAAGATGAGGCATGTGTTTAGGATATGGAGGACAGCTCAAACCAATAACCACAAAGCCAAACATTTTATG GAATCAACTCTGAAGACCTGGGTGTTCACAACTTTGTACCAACACAAATGTAAATGCAAGCAGAAGaaagagttatctgcccttgccCATCGTCATGTGTCACTGAAAGTGTTCCGAAAGATGTTCCCGGTTTGGTATGAGAAG GCAAAGGAAAAACGCAACCAGGAACGTGTGTGTCATTTGTGGAGTAACTTGACTCCTGAAGAACAAACCCTGTTGCCACTGGAGACGGAGGTCAAGGGTCGTATTGAGAAAAAGACTCTGCAGAAGTGTTTTGCTGTGTGGAATCTCAAGTTTCAGCAGATTTATAGATTGAAGAAGGCCTTCAATAAAGTCTTACTTCACAG GTATATAGGAGAATGGAAGGTTTGGTCATGTCTGAGACGAGAGAGGAGGGAACAATCGGCCACATTTTGTGCTCACAGACTCCAAAAACAG GTATTTTATTTGTGGCGGTTGCGGTATCAACAGCAGTCACAGGTGGAACAACGACACAAGAACGTTTGGCAGAGTCACCTAGTCAGAGTTGTCGGAGAATGGCACAGGTGGACTGTAG CTGCAAAGCAGCACCGCAATATCTCAAAATTGGTTGAGAAGAAACAGCAGCTCCACCTGGTGGTGAACACATTCATGAAGTGGAGACTAGAAACAAGGAAGCAGCAACAGATCACAGTTTGGTACCAGACACGATTGACTCTCAA GGTTCTCTACAGTTGGCACCAAGTGACTCTACAACAGAAAACCAGGAAACGCCAGATCTTGGAATTCCGTGTCAGGAGCTACACCAAACTG GTGAGGAAGCTGTTCCGTACCTGGCACAACTTCTATATCAGTCGCCTACAGCAACACCAAGACCACGAGAAAGTTGTCCGCATGCGAGCGCTACAGATTGGCAGGAAGTGGCATCGAAAGGCACAAGCAACCAGGGGGCGTCATCTACAGCAACACTTCAAATATCGACAG TTGCGGTCATGTTTCCGTCGCTGGAAATCGTGTCACGATCGTCAACTGGAGCGCGAGGACATGCTTGCCGACCACATTGCTCGAAAAGATCAAGAACTTGTCAGTTGTTACCTATCAAACTGGAGGACCTCAGTGATGTGCTGCCAGGCTGGCCGCATGTTCAACACCAAACTCATCAGTACTGTGTTTGTAGAGTGGCACATCTTTACAGCAG AGGCTAAGAGTAGACAAGCGAAATGTGCAGCATTCCAGCAAGCCCACCAACAGCGTAGTGTAGCAATACAGTTTCTGTATTGGGTCCATGTTACACGCGTACGCCGGTCCATCCATCACCACTTTAACCTCAAGCTTCAAATACG GGTGCTGAGAGGCTGGGCAGTGGTAGCAAGGCGACGCCGTAAATTAAAAAGTCTACATGAACTGATGTCTGCCCGTGTCAATCGCAGGCTACTTATCTCATCCTGGTATACAATGAGAGAACACTTTGACTACTACCAGTCCCTAACAGACATGTGTAACAAG GTCGTGAAGGACAAGGACCAAGCCTGTGTGCATCATGCCCTGGTAAAGTGGAGAGAACGACTCAATAGGGTCATTGCCGCCCATTGCTACCACCATATGCTGGCTCGCCGAGGCGTTCGTGTGTGGTGCCGTTTTGTTTTCCGACGCAAACAGGAGCGACAGCACCAACTAGACCAGGAGGCGAAGGCAGTGAGACATCATAACAGGCACCTCAG TCGGATGGTCCTGTATGCGTGGCACAGTGAGATCTTGGTTGTACATCAGGTACAGCGCCATAACAACCTGCTGTCACAGAAATATGGGCGGCTTTGGAAACTGAGAGTGGACATGATGTATACTGCCAAGATTCTG